One part of the Eucalyptus grandis isolate ANBG69807.140 chromosome 10, ASM1654582v1, whole genome shotgun sequence genome encodes these proteins:
- the LOC104421926 gene encoding LOW QUALITY PROTEIN: 60S ribosomal protein L6-like (The sequence of the model RefSeq protein was modified relative to this genomic sequence to represent the inferred CDS: inserted 1 base in 1 codon), producing MAAAKSKSGKGSRNPELIRGIGKYSRSRMYHKRGLWAIKAKNGGAFPXHDPAPKPAPPAAKAPKFYPADDVKKPLLNKRTPRPTKLRPSVSPGTVLIILAGRFKGKRVVFLKQLPSGLLLITGPFKINGVPLRRVNQSYVIATSTKVDISGVNVEKFDDKYFAKKVEKKKNKGEGEFFEAEKEEKNVLPQEKKDDQKSVDTPLIKSIEGVPDLKTYLAARFSLKAGMKPHELVF from the exons ATGGCGGCGGCGAAGAGCAAGAGTGGGAAGGGGAGCAGGAACCCGGAGCTGATCCGAGGGATAGGCAAGTACTCGAGGTCTCGGATGTACCACAAGCGCGGTCTCTGGGCCATCAAGGCCAAGAACGGCGGCGCCTTCC GCCACGACCCCGCCCCAAAGCCTGCCCCTCCCGCCGCCAAGGCCCCCAAATTCTATCCCGCCGACGACGTCAAGAAGCCCCTCCTCAACAAGCGCACCCCCAGGCCCACCAAGCTCCGCCCCTCCGTCTCCCCCGGCACCGTCCTCATCATTCTCGCCGGCCGCTTCAAGGGCAAGCGGGTGGTCTTCCTCAAGCAGCTCCCCTCCGGTTTGCTCCTCATCACCG GTCCGTTCAAGATTAATGGTGTTCCTCTAAGAAGAGTTAATCAATCTTATGTGATTGCTACATCCACTAAGGTTGACATATCTGGTGTTAATGTTGAGAAATTTGATGACAAGTATTTTGCAAAGAAAgtcgagaagaagaaaaataaaggagaagGCGAGTTCTTTGAGGCCGAGAAAGAG GAAAAGAATGTGCTTCCACAGGAGAAAAAAGATGACCAGAAGTCAGTGGATACTCCATTGATAAAATCCATTGAAGGTGTGCCGGATTTGAAGACCTATTTGGCTGCCAGGTTCTCCCTCAAGGCGGGCATGAAACCTCATGAACTGGTCTTCTAG
- the LOC104423590 gene encoding 30S ribosomal protein 2, chloroplastic: protein MLPLGLGRWRKWIIDRVAGEDRTQLLRTGYRRDSLLQPPQSSSSSSSSSSSAVTCWFALLPSSLPMASATLSALLLSASPRSLSRRSHSFHSWSSNAKQLSVPILDLKTPLAFPFPLKPTASSSAPRRLCLKRVRACAVAEEAAAAATAAPSSSSSSSEDAAARRLYIGNIPRDVDNAQLTKIVEEHGAVETAEVMFDKYTGRSRRFAFVTMKTVEDANAVIEKLNGSQIGDREIKVNITEKPLSSVDLSPFQAEESQFVDSPHKVYVGNLSKPVTTDTLKQFFSEKGQVLSAKVSRVPGTSKSSGFGFVTFSSDEDVEAAIASFNNALLEGQRIRVNKA from the exons ATGTTGCCGTTGGGGTTGGGAAGATGGAGGAAATGGATAATTGATCGTGTCGCAGGAGAAGATAGAACGCAGCTCCTGCGCACTGGATACCGTCGCGACTCGCTCCTCCAGCCCCCacaatcctcctcctcctcctcctcctcctcctcctccgccgtcaCTTGCTGGTTTGCTCTgcttccttcctctcttcccaTGGCGTCAGCGACATTATCTGCGCTGCTGCTCTCGGCGTCGCCTCGCAGTCTCTCTCGTCGCTCCCACTCCTTCCATTCATGGTCGTCCAATGCGAAGCAGCTCTCCGTCCCAATCCTCGACCTCAAGACCCCCCTCGCCTTCCCTTTTCCCCTCAAACccaccgcctcctcctccgccccgcGTAGATTGTGCTTGAAGAGAGTTCGCGCGTGTGCCGTTGCGGAagaagccgccgccgccgccaccgccgctccttcttcttcctcttcttcttcggagGACGCCGCCGCCAGGAGGCTCTACATTGGGAACATCCCCAGAGACGTCGACAACGCCCAGCTCACCAAAATCGTCGAGGAACACGGCGCCGTTGAGACAGCTGAG GTGATGTTCGATAAGTACACTGGCAGAAGCCGCCGATTTGCATTTGTTACGATGAAGACCGTCGAGGATGCCAATGCTGTAATAGAGAAACTGAATGGCTCT CAAATAGGAGACCGGGAGATCAAAGTTAACATCACCGAAAAACCATTGTCCTCAGTGGATTTGTCCCCTTTTCAAGCTGAGGAATCCCAGTTCGTCGACAGCCCACACAAAGTATATGTGGGAAATCTTTCTAAGCCGGTAACTACAGACACGCTGAAGCAATTTTTCTCTGAGAAGGGGCAGGTACTCAGTGCGAAGGTTTCACGGGTTCCGGGAACATCGAAATCCAGTGGGTTTGGTTTTGTTACCTTCTCCTCGGATGAGGATGTGGAAGCCGCTATTGCATCTTTTAATAATGCT CTATTGGAAGGACAGCGAATTCGTGTGAACAAGGCGTAG